AAGGCTGACCACTGCGATGTCGTTACGACCCCCCACTGCGGCAAACACCGGATTTGCCCGAAGGCAAATTCGGTGCCTAATGCAAAGCGTTGATAGAGGAGAGAGGGGGTGGCGTCAGGCCAATTCCCGCTGTTCTTTGCCGCGTTTAGTGCATATAGGCCTACAAAGCGGCACAGAACGGCTTCACCCAGGACCCAACTTCGATGTCTCGAGTAGCTGACCATGTCTTTACCGGGCTACCCCGGTACGGCCTAAACGGCGAAACGGAAGTCCAAGTAGCTGCGGTACCCGGCCGACCTTTGAGAAGCGACCCGGATCGAGGCCGCATGGTGGCCCTTTTCCCGGTCACTTCGGCCCTGGGTGTGGTGCGGGTGTCCCTGTCCAGGTGCCTCCGGTTGTGTATTACCCAAGCGCAGCGGCGCCTCGCCTGAAGTCCCCATCGCTACCAGGGCATCCTGGACAGGGATGCCCGCACCACACCCCACGGCAGAACGCATCCTGGTCAGGGGTACCCGGACCGCGCCCGGGGTAAGACCGAATCAGGACCCGAGTGTGCCCTGGGGGTTTTCCAGGTCCAGCAGTCGCTGCTTCAATCGCTGCCCGCTCTTGCCACCACCAAACCCCCCGAGGCTTCCGTCGCTCCTGATCACCCTGTGGCAGGGCACGATGATCGCGATCGGGTTGACCGACAGCGCCGCACCGGCCGCCCGCTGCGCTCCGGGGCTGCCGGCCATTTCGGCCACCTCTCCATAGCTGCGCGTTTCGCCGTAGGGGATCGTCGCCGTGGCCTGCAGGACCTGGCGGTTGAAACCGGTGACCAAGCGCCAATCAAGTTCCAGTTCGAACCCGGTGCGGCGCCCGGCCAGGAAATCCTCGATCTGATCGACCGCCCCGTTGACTTTCTCGCCACCTTCGACCGGCTCCAGCCGGGTCCGGCTGATGACCTCTTCGACCAGCTCGTCCGGGTCGGAACCGGGCAGCGAGACACGAACGACGCCTGCGTCGGTGGCCGCGAGCGCGACCGGTCCGAGCTCGGTGTCAAAGGCCGTGTGGCTGAAGCTGTCCGTCATCCGTTCATCATAAGGTTGACGTATGACCACTTTGCCCGACGGCACTGTCGAGCTGATCGACAGGGCGCTGGATGAGGACCTCGGCTCCGGTGACGTCACCGCCGAGGCAACCGTCCCGGCGGAGCTCCAGGCCCAGGCCCACATCGTCCAGAAGGAACCGGGTGTGATCTGCGGGCTCGACATCGTCGAGGAAGTCTTTCGCCGGACCGGCGCCGCCGAGATGGACCGCACGGTGATCGAAGGGCACTGGCACGACTCGGTGCCGCGCGATGTGGCCCTGGTGCAGGGGCCGGCCCGGGCCCTGCTCGCCGGTGAGCGTGTCGCCCTCAACTTCCTCGGTCACCTCTCCGGAATCTCCACACTCACCGCGCAGTTCGTGGACGCCGTGGCTGGGACCCGCGCCAAGATCCTCGACACCCGCAAGACGACGCCGGGGATGCGCCTGCTCGAGAAGCGGGCCGTTTCGTGGGGTGGCGGACTGAACCACCGGTTCGGCCTTTTCGACGCGGTGCTGATCAAGGAAAACCACATCGCCATGGCCGGCGGGGTGGAGGCGGCGGTGGACGCGACCCGCCGGGCGTCGCCCGATCTCAAGATCGAAGTTGAAGCCGAGACGCTCGACGAGGTCGCCGCAGCGCTACGGGCCGAAGCCGATCAGATCCTGCTCGACAACATGGATACTGACCAGCTCGCCGCTGCCGTAGCGGCGAGGAATGACGAGAGGCCTGACACCAAGCTGGAGGCCTCGGGCGGCATCACTCTCGCCAACGTCGCCGACGTCGCGGCGACCGGTGTCGACTTCATCTCGATCGGTGCCTTGACGCATTCCGCTCCCAGCCTGGATGTCTCCCTGCTGCTGAACCCACTGTCGTAGAATCGGTTCATGGCGACCGAACTCCCAGTTATCCAGCCGGGCCTGCCGGCACCGCTCGATTCCGCTTTGATCACCGAGCTGAGCGCGGAGATCCGCGAGCTCGCCAAGGTCCGGAACGCGGTCATACTCGCCCACAACTACGAGCTGCCGGAGATCCAGGACGTCGCCGACTACGTCGGTGACTCGCTCGGCCTCTCGCGCCAGGCCGCCGCGGCCGAGGCCGAGATCGTTGAGTTCTGCGGAGTGCACTTCATGGCCGAGACCGCCTCGATCCTCTCACCGGAGAAGAAGGTGCTGATCCCCGACCTCGATGCCGGGTGTTCCCTGGCCGATTCAATCAACGCTGACCAGCTGCGCGAGTGGAAAGCGAAGTTCCCCGGGGCGATCGTCGTCATGTACGTCAACACTTCGGCCGAGGTCAAAGCCGAGACCGACTACTGCTGCACGTCTTCGAACGCGGTGAAAGTGGTCGAGCACATCTGGGCCGAGCACGGGCCGGAGACCGAGATCCTGTTCGGGCCCGACATGTGGCTCGGCGCCTTCGTCGAACGGGAAACCGGCCTGACCGAGGACCCCGACCGCCGCAGCCGGTTCCACGTCTGGGACGGCGAGTGCCATGTCCACGCCGGAATCCGGCCCGAGGACATCACGCGCACCCGTGCCGAGAACCCCGAAGCCGAATTCCTGATCCACCCCGAATGCGGCTGCTCCACTCAGGCCATGGAATACGTCGCTTCCGGTGACATTGATCCCGAAGGCGTCCACATGCTCTCCACCTCGGGCATGATCGAGTACGTCAAGGACAACCCGGACGGCAGCTTCATCGTCGCCACCGAGAACGGCATGCTCTATCCGATGCAGCAGGCCGCGCCCCGGGCCAACCTGATCGAAGCCAACCGCATGGCCTACTGCAAGTACATGAAGATGATCACGCTGCCGAAGCTGCGCGATTCGCTGCGCGACCTCACCGGCGAGGTCAAGGTCGACGAAGCGATCGCCGCGAAGGCCCGCCTCCCGATCGAGCGCATGGTTTCCATCGGTTAAGTACGGGATGGTTGCCCTCCCGGCCGCTGCGCGGCTGAGTAAGGTTGAATTGTGTTTCACCTAATCGCCGCAGCGTCATCGGCATTCCCGGCAGTTGATCAGGACTACCTGTTCGAAGCCCGTCAGATGCAGGCGCTGTCGTTCGCGGTTCACATCCCGCTGGTCTGCTTCGGCATCGCCTTCCCGGCCATGGTGGTCTTCATGGAGTGGCTCGGCCAGCGGACCGGGGAGGCCCACTACACGGCGATCGCCAAGCGGTGGTCAAAGGTCATGATCACCCTTTTCGCGGCAGGGGTGGTCACCGGAACCCTGCTTAGTTTCGAGCTCGGAATCCTCTGGCCGGGCTTCATGTCGACCTTCGGTGATGTGTTCGGGCTGGCCTTCGGGCTGGAAGGTTTCTCCTTCTTCATCGAAGCGATCTTCATCGGTATCTACGTCTACGGCTGGGACCGGATGTCCCCGAAACGCCACATGCTGGCGGGAATCCCGGTGATGGTCACGGGGTTCACCGGTTCCTGGATGGTTATCGCGGTGAACGCCTGGATGAACGATCCTTCCGGGTTCGACGTTGTCAAGGGCGAGGTCGTGAACGTCGAACCGTGGACCGCGCTGTTTGCCAACGGGCACCTCTGGCCACAGCTGATCCACATGTACCTGGCGGGGTTCATCGTGGTCGGATTCCTGCTTGCCGCCGTCTATTCCTACGCCTGGCTCAAGGGCCGCCGGGGGGCCTACTTCCGGACCGCGCTGGTCGTGCCATTGGCGATCGCCTGCCTTGCCGCCCCGACCCAGCTGTTGATCGGTGACTGGGCGGCGCGCACCGTCGCCGACGACCAGCCGATCAAGCTCGCCTCCTTCGAAGGCCTTTACAAGACGACCGAAGGCGCGCCGGAGACGATCCTCGGGTGGTACGAGCCTGATGGCACCATCAAATACGGGATCGAGATCCCCAAGCTGCTTTCGCTGCTGGCGTACCACGACCCGAACGCCACGGTCCAGGGCCTCGACACGGTGCCGGAGGAAGACCGGCCACCGATCAACGTGGTCCGGATCGCCTTCCAGACGATGGTCGGCATCGGTACCGGCCTCGCTGCGCTGGCCGCCTGGTTTCTGTTCGTCTGGTTCCGCAAGAAACGTCTTCCGAGGACAAAGTGGTTCTATCGCGCGGTCGTACTGGCCGGGCCGGGCGCCGTGGCCGCGTTGATCGCCGGCTGGGTGACGACCGAAGTCGGGCGACAGCCCTGGGTCGTATACGGCGTGATGAAGACCGAAGAGGCGGTGACCGGGGCCGAAGGCATCGTCTTCGGCTACGGCGCCCTGGTCGCGGTGTACGTGGTGCTGGCCGCCGCGACCTTCTGGGTGGTCCGGAAGATCGCCCGAACACCTTTCGACGACGAAATCGCAGCCCTGGAAACG
The DNA window shown above is from Thermoleophilia bacterium and carries:
- a CDS encoding methylated-DNA--[protein]-cysteine S-methyltransferase: MTDSFSHTAFDTELGPVALAATDAGVVRVSLPGSDPDELVEEVISRTRLEPVEGGEKVNGAVDQIEDFLAGRRTGFELELDWRLVTGFNRQVLQATATIPYGETRSYGEVAEMAGSPGAQRAAGAALSVNPIAIIVPCHRVIRSDGSLGGFGGGKSGQRLKQRLLDLENPQGTLGS
- the nadC gene encoding carboxylating nicotinate-nucleotide diphosphorylase; the encoded protein is MTTLPDGTVELIDRALDEDLGSGDVTAEATVPAELQAQAHIVQKEPGVICGLDIVEEVFRRTGAAEMDRTVIEGHWHDSVPRDVALVQGPARALLAGERVALNFLGHLSGISTLTAQFVDAVAGTRAKILDTRKTTPGMRLLEKRAVSWGGGLNHRFGLFDAVLIKENHIAMAGGVEAAVDATRRASPDLKIEVEAETLDEVAAALRAEADQILLDNMDTDQLAAAVAARNDERPDTKLEASGGITLANVADVAATGVDFISIGALTHSAPSLDVSLLLNPLS
- the nadA gene encoding quinolinate synthase NadA, whose protein sequence is MATELPVIQPGLPAPLDSALITELSAEIRELAKVRNAVILAHNYELPEIQDVADYVGDSLGLSRQAAAAEAEIVEFCGVHFMAETASILSPEKKVLIPDLDAGCSLADSINADQLREWKAKFPGAIVVMYVNTSAEVKAETDYCCTSSNAVKVVEHIWAEHGPETEILFGPDMWLGAFVERETGLTEDPDRRSRFHVWDGECHVHAGIRPEDITRTRAENPEAEFLIHPECGCSTQAMEYVASGDIDPEGVHMLSTSGMIEYVKDNPDGSFIVATENGMLYPMQQAAPRANLIEANRMAYCKYMKMITLPKLRDSLRDLTGEVKVDEAIAAKARLPIERMVSIG
- a CDS encoding cytochrome ubiquinol oxidase subunit I, with product MQALSFAVHIPLVCFGIAFPAMVVFMEWLGQRTGEAHYTAIAKRWSKVMITLFAAGVVTGTLLSFELGILWPGFMSTFGDVFGLAFGLEGFSFFIEAIFIGIYVYGWDRMSPKRHMLAGIPVMVTGFTGSWMVIAVNAWMNDPSGFDVVKGEVVNVEPWTALFANGHLWPQLIHMYLAGFIVVGFLLAAVYSYAWLKGRRGAYFRTALVVPLAIACLAAPTQLLIGDWAARTVADDQPIKLASFEGLYKTTEGAPETILGWYEPDGTIKYGIEIPKLLSLLAYHDPNATVQGLDTVPEEDRPPINVVRIAFQTMVGIGTGLAALAAWFLFVWFRKKRLPRTKWFYRAVVLAGPGAVAALIAGWVTTEVGRQPWVVYGVMKTEEAVTGAEGIVFGYGALVAVYVVLAAATFWVVRKIARTPFDDEIAALETGPPPADNASAATQGGDDVSR